One window from the genome of Halostella litorea encodes:
- a CDS encoding METTL5 family protein — MSTRSELSRQLGVVAGFDDPDAALEQYPTPPDLAASIVHVADLRGDIEGKTVVDLGTGTGMLALAAALRGPDRVVGVDLDRSALLTARENERRVAASADVGWVQGDATDPPLSVEGVTVVMNPPFGAQRGNEHADRAFLETAADVAAVSYSVHNAGSREFVESFAADAGGEVTEAFEAELAIDRQFDHHDADRETIAAEVFRIDWT; from the coding sequence GTGAGCACGCGGAGCGAGCTCTCCCGCCAGCTCGGCGTCGTCGCGGGGTTCGACGACCCCGACGCCGCCCTCGAACAGTACCCCACGCCGCCGGACCTCGCGGCCTCTATCGTCCACGTCGCCGACCTCCGCGGCGACATCGAGGGGAAGACCGTCGTCGACCTCGGGACGGGGACCGGGATGCTCGCGCTCGCCGCCGCGCTCCGCGGCCCGGACCGCGTCGTCGGCGTCGACCTCGACCGGTCCGCCCTCCTGACCGCGCGGGAGAACGAGCGCCGGGTCGCCGCGTCGGCCGACGTCGGGTGGGTCCAGGGCGACGCGACGGACCCGCCGCTGTCGGTCGAGGGCGTCACCGTCGTGATGAACCCGCCGTTCGGCGCGCAGCGGGGCAACGAACACGCCGACCGCGCGTTCCTCGAAACCGCCGCCGACGTCGCGGCCGTCTCCTACTCCGTCCACAACGCCGGCAGCCGCGAGTTCGTCGAGTCGTTCGCCGCCGACGCCGGCGGCGAGGTGACCGAGGCGTTCGAGGCGGAACTCGCCATCGACCGGCAGTTCGACCACCACGACGCCGACCGCGAGACGATAGCCGCGGAAGTCTTCCGGATCGACTGGACGTAG
- a CDS encoding rhomboid family intramembrane serine protease: MSLPWTVGAVGALLVSAAVAWATDEHRRVLADRLRSRLLLGVPWGTLVSVALVVAVYLFLQGGLAHWNDPVTLPFRAWSYLYPLGVVSAAFSHGGPGHLLGNLTGTLVLAPIAEYAWGHYPDERGASTFSSLGTNPYVRAFVAFPAAVVAVGLFTGAFALGPVIGFSGVVFAFAGFALVHYPLTTVAAALGGQAVLQRTYRALLDPVIIGGTSASGPSPPWWAEIAIQGHAIGLLLGILLGLAVARRRDRGPGAVRLWAAVVAFAVPQGLWAVYWFRGNGEYVLYQALGLALVAGLALVVTVAVTATDRPLPRPGGDASRRTVASVVLLVSLAALAGPAVPTNALTVDDGPTPTEGAVTVDGYTVTYAEDVRNRMIPAVDVSLFGEDTNVTTSGVIVVNRDRHIWTQAASKQALAYDGYERIRVGGVGWDAAVDARRVGWSAVGGGTAYHVWLRTDGERPEHAFNSSAATAEPRVSGTNLTVVATERGGFRLRVTEGNRTLAREPMPAANESVTVAGVTFERDGDALFAVRDGTRVRVAEREGYR, encoded by the coding sequence ATGTCCCTCCCCTGGACCGTCGGTGCGGTCGGGGCCTTGCTCGTGTCGGCCGCCGTCGCCTGGGCCACCGACGAGCACCGGCGGGTGCTCGCCGACCGACTGCGGAGCCGCCTGCTGCTCGGCGTCCCCTGGGGGACGCTGGTCTCCGTCGCGCTCGTCGTCGCGGTGTACCTCTTCCTGCAGGGCGGCCTCGCTCACTGGAACGACCCCGTCACGCTGCCGTTCCGCGCCTGGTCGTACCTCTACCCGCTGGGCGTCGTCTCGGCGGCGTTCTCCCACGGCGGCCCCGGCCACCTGCTCGGCAACCTCACCGGGACGCTCGTCCTCGCGCCGATCGCCGAGTACGCGTGGGGCCACTACCCCGACGAACGCGGCGCGTCGACGTTCTCCTCCCTCGGGACGAATCCGTACGTCCGCGCGTTCGTCGCCTTCCCGGCGGCGGTCGTCGCGGTCGGGCTGTTCACCGGCGCGTTTGCGCTGGGCCCGGTGATCGGCTTCTCCGGGGTCGTGTTCGCGTTCGCCGGCTTCGCGCTGGTCCACTACCCGCTGACGACGGTGGCGGCGGCGCTCGGGGGCCAGGCGGTGCTCCAGCGCACGTACCGCGCGCTGCTCGACCCCGTGATAATCGGCGGGACGTCCGCGAGCGGGCCGTCGCCGCCGTGGTGGGCCGAGATAGCCATCCAGGGCCACGCGATCGGCTTGCTGCTCGGCATCCTGCTCGGCCTGGCGGTGGCGCGCCGCCGCGACCGCGGGCCGGGGGCGGTTCGGCTCTGGGCCGCCGTCGTCGCGTTCGCCGTCCCGCAGGGGCTGTGGGCGGTGTACTGGTTCCGCGGGAACGGCGAGTACGTCCTCTACCAGGCGCTCGGGCTGGCGCTGGTCGCCGGGCTGGCGCTGGTCGTCACCGTCGCCGTCACCGCCACGGACCGCCCGCTCCCGCGGCCCGGCGGCGACGCCTCGCGCCGCACCGTCGCGTCGGTCGTCCTGCTGGTCTCGCTCGCGGCGCTCGCCGGGCCGGCCGTGCCGACGAACGCGCTGACGGTCGACGACGGGCCGACGCCGACGGAGGGCGCGGTCACGGTCGACGGCTACACAGTCACGTACGCCGAGGACGTGCGCAACCGGATGATCCCGGCCGTCGACGTGTCGCTGTTCGGTGAGGACACGAACGTGACGACAAGCGGCGTGATCGTCGTCAACCGCGACCGGCACATCTGGACGCAGGCGGCGTCAAAACAGGCGCTCGCATACGACGGCTACGAGCGGATCCGGGTTGGCGGCGTCGGCTGGGACGCGGCCGTCGACGCGCGCCGGGTGGGCTGGTCGGCCGTCGGCGGCGGGACGGCCTACCACGTCTGGCTCCGGACCGACGGGGAGCGCCCCGAGCACGCGTTCAACTCCTCGGCCGCCACCGCGGAGCCCCGGGTCAGCGGGACGAACCTCACCGTCGTCGCCACCGAGCGGGGCGGGTTCCGACTGCGGGTGACGGAGGGCAACAGGACGCTGGCCCGGGAGCCGATGCCCGCGGCGAACGAGTCGGTGACCGTCGCCGGCGTGACGTTCGAGCGCGACGGCGACGCGCTGTTCGCGGTGCGGGACGGGACCCGCGTCCGGGTCGCCGAGCGCGAGGGGTATCGGTAG